Proteins encoded by one window of Salvia splendens isolate huo1 chromosome 7, SspV2, whole genome shotgun sequence:
- the LOC121810296 gene encoding VQ motif-containing protein 4-like, whose protein sequence is MENSSLIQESPKIHSPTTNSFSHRLSPPSIPITRSDPNNPYPTTFVQADTSSFKQVVQMLTGSTESTRPEPLRSPIPPMKTGPRKDKSSSKLYERRNSLKNFKISPLAPGFLAGSPRPGTPESLSPSILDFPSLRLSPVTPLIPDPFNRGASNLNTVAEDKAIKEKGFYFHPSPVNTPRDSEPRLLPLFPVTSPRVADS, encoded by the coding sequence ATGGAGAACTCTTCTCTAATTCAAGAATCCCCCAAAATCCACAGCCCCACCACCAATTCCTTCAGCCACCGCCTCTCTCCGCCCTCCATCCCCATCACAAGATCCGACCCCAACAACCCCTACCCAACCACCTTCGTCCAGGCCGACACCTCCTCCTTCAAGCAGGTCGTCCAAATGCTCACGGGCTCCACCGAATCAACCCGCCCCGAGCCCCTCCGCAGCCCGATTCCGCCCATGAAGACCGGCCCGAGAAAGGACAAATCCTCCTCCAAGCTGTACGAGCGCAGGAACAGCCTCAAGAACTTCAAGATCAGCCCGCTCGCCCCAGGCTTCCTAGCGGGCTCGCCCcgacccggaacgcccgaatcccTCTCCCCGAGCATCCTCGATTTCCCGTCGCTCAGGCTCAGCCCCGTCACGCCTCTCATACCCGACCCGTTCAATCGCGGGGCGAGTAACTTGAACACCGTGGCCGAGGACAAGGCAATCAAGGAAAAAGGCTTTTATTTCCACCCATCGCCCGTTAATACTCCTAGGGATTCGGAGCCCCGCCTTTTACCATTGTTTCCGGTCACTTCACCTAGAGTTGCCGATTCTTGA
- the LOC121811256 gene encoding signal recognition particle 54 kDa protein, chloroplastic-like, with the protein MEVISGVASRHFPASTSLQIPQLPLRSSLFSRSYCAPQSLSFSAGNSFAREVWGVINSRSSAVQRKEMRGVVRAEMFGQLTSGLESAWNKLKGEEVLTKENIVEPMRDIRRALLEADVSLPVVRRFVQAVSDRAVGTGLIRGVKPDQQLVKIVSDELVKLMGGEVSELVFSKTKPTVILLAGLQGVGKTTISAKLALYLKKLGKSCMLIAGDVYRPAAIDQLVILGEQVGVPVYAAGTDIKPAEIARQGLAEARKKNVDVVIMDTAGRLQIDKAMMDELKDVKKVLDPTEVLLVVDAMTGQEAAALVTTFNVEIGITGAILSKLDGDSRGGAALSVKEVSGKPIKLVGRGERMDDLEPFYPDRMAGRILGMGDVLSFVEKAQEVMRQEEAEDLQKKIMSAKFDFNDFLKQTRTVARMGSMSRVIGMIPGMGKVTPAQIRDAEKNLQLMESMIEAMTPEEREKPELLAESSERRKRVAHESGKTEQQVSELVAQIFQMRVRMKNLMNIMEGGSLPSMSNLEQAMRAEQKPPPGTARRKKRVSDSAARASARGFGAKN; encoded by the exons ATGGAGGTGATCTCTGGCGTTGCTTCCCGCCATTTCCCGGCTTCAACCTCACTCCAAATCCCGCAATTGCCACTCCGCAGCTCCCTATTCTCTAGGAGCTACTGTGCGCCGCAATCGCTCTCATTCTCCGCCGGCAACTCCTTCGCG AGAGAGGTGTGGGGTGTCATAAACTCTAGGAGCAGCGCTGTTCAGAGAAAGGAAATGCGAGGCGTTGTGAGAGCGGAGATGTTTGGGCAGCTCACCAGCGGCCTAGAATCCGCTTGGAACAAGCTCAAGGGAGAAG AAGTCTTGACCAAGGAAAACATTGTGGAACCTATGAGAGACATTAGAAGAGCTCTTCTGGAGGCAGAT GTCAGCCTTCCCGTTGTTAGAAGATTTGTGCAGGCGGTTAGCGACCGAGCTGTTGGTACTGGATTAATCCGAGGAGTAAAACCAGATCAACAATTAGTGAAG ATAGTTAGTGATGAGCTAGTAAAACTAATGGGTGGAGAAGTTTCTGAGCTGGTCTTTTCAAAAACCAAGCCAACTGTCATATTGTTGGCTGGGTTGCAAGGAGTTGGAAAGACAACTATCAGTGCAAAACTAGCTTTATATCTGAAAAAGCTG GGGAAGAGTTGCATGCTAATTGCTGGGGATGTATATAGACCTGCTGCTATCGACCAGCTGGTTATTCTGGGCGAACAG GTCGGAGTTCCAGTTTATGCAGCTGGAACAGATATTAAACCTGCCGAAATAGCAAGACAAGGATTGGCAGAAGCTAGGAAGAAGAATGTAGATGTAGTTATAATGGATACTGCTGGAAGACTTCAG ATAGATAAAGCTATGATGGATGAACTGAAAGATGTTAAAAAAGTACTAGATCCCACCGAGGTTTTGCTTGTTGTGGATGCAATGACTGGGCAAGAAGCTGCTG CATTGGTCACAACATTCAATGTTGAAATTGGAATTACTGGTGCCATTTTGTCAAAGCTAGATGGGGATTCTAGAGGGGGCGCAGCCTTGAGTGTAAAAGAG GTATCAGGGAAGCCAATTAAGCTAGTAGGAAGGGGGGAGCGTATGGACGACCTTGAACCTTTCTATCCAGATCGCATGGCAGGACGTATCTTAGGAATGGGTGATGTTTTATCTTTTGTGGAGAAAGCCCAAGAAGTT ATGCGACAAGAAGAGGCGGAAGACTTGCAGAAGAAGATAATGAGTGCAAAATTTGATTTCAATGACTTCCTGAAGCAAACTCGTACAGTTGCACGGATGGGCTCAATGTCTCGTGTAATTGGAATGATTCCGGGCATGGGAAAG GTTACTCCCGCACAAATTCGAGATGCAGAAAAGAATTTGCAATTAATGGAGTCTATGATAGAAGCAATGACCCCAG AGGAGAGGGAAAAACCAGAACTATTGGCAGAATCGTCTGAAAGGAGGAAACGAGTCGCTCACGAATCTGGAAAAACAGAGCAGCAG GTGAGTGAACTTGTTGCTCAAATTTTCCAAATGCGTGTACGAATGAAGAACTTGATGAATATTATGGAAGGTGGGTCGCTTCCTTCAATGAGCAACCTTGAGCAGGCCATGAGGGCAGAACAGAAG CCTCCCCCTGGCACagcaagaagaaagaaaagagtTTCAGACTCAGCTGCAAGAGCTAGTGCTCGTGGCTTTGGGGCTAAGAATTAA
- the LOC121810747 gene encoding late embryogenesis abundant protein At3g53040-like, with amino-acid sequence MAALKNVFLSLSKSSELSQSLPLRPTVSRVYFAAASRHQQVLLHSHSSFIKSFPPSPTHAKPRLKGRNMAGSREYSPYNDEEPQDEVRETMDKAKEKTREMKDRAKETADSVKERAQQMNDKTKENLGSMADRAYEMREKTADKTKRQAHEATDKVKGAAETAADKTKGYAQGAKETTKGAAEKVADAAKETTQKIKETTQKIKETVVGKSDDDDLDDYIEEHVKKPAREHRGEKVMDEDVVDARRRRADEHDRGKL; translated from the coding sequence atGGCAGCATTGAAGAACGTTTTTCTTAGCCTCTCCAAGTCGTCGGAGCTCTCCCAATCCCTCCCCCTCCGCCCCACCGTCTCTCGCGTTTACTTCGCCGCCGCTTCCAGACACCAGCAGGTACTACTACACTCGCATTCTTCATTTATCAAATCCTTTCCTCCCTCTCCAACTCACGCGAAACCCCGTCTCAAGGGACGAAACATGGCCGGCAGCAGAGAGTACAGCCCCTACAACGACGAGGAGCCGCAGGACGAGGTGAGGGAGACCATGGACAAGGCCAAGGAAAAGACCCGAGAGATGAAGGACAGAGCCAAGGAGACCGCCGACTCAGTCAAGGAGAGGGCTCAGCAGATGAACGACAAAACCAAGGAAAACCTGGGATCCATGGCGGACAGGGCCTACGAGATGAGGGAGAAGACCGCCGACAAGACCAAGCGGCAGGCGCACGAGGCGACGGACAAGGTGAAGGGCGCCGCTGAAACGGCGGCGGATAAGACGAAGGGGTACGCGCAGGGGGCCAAGGAGACGACCAAGGGCGCCGCGGAGAAAGTGGCGGATGCGGCCAAGGAGACCACGCAGAAGATCAAGGAGACCACGCAGAAGATCAAGGAGACGGTGGTGGGGAAGTCGGATGACGATGATTTGGATGATTATATAGAGGAGCACGTGAAGAAGCCGGCCCGGGAGCACCGGGGTGAGAAGGTCATGGATGAGGATGTGGTGGATGCGAGGCGGCGTCGCGCGGACGAACACGACCGTGGCAAGCTTTAA
- the LOC121742608 gene encoding dof zinc finger protein DOF4.6-like isoform X1, with translation MNIELSVCLKERGRRPYKGAVFYILSFFVSVKLKSKKKEVSNMEEQRQKQPDQPRLKPPEMLPPPPQKCPRCDSTNTKFCYYNNYSLSQPRYFCKSCRRYWTHGGTLRNVPVGGGCRKTKRPRPSSSSPAEIQPVLAAIPPQTLAALSAAHMPSMRPFSPAGPTYYRGPTFLSTLAAMQSVSPGFNHGAARGQYNAVTLRPPAPPLPPQPQQHQFPLQNNQYNFQPQDSLTNPARPPWPQTFINTAAPPTTTTPSPGTSLSFWTGDGDSDDLAGPSFAAGFDPSSP, from the exons ATGAATATTGAATTATCAGTCTGTttgaaagaaagagggagacgtcCGTACAAAGGCGCCGTCTTTTATATTCTCTCCTTTTTCGTAAGTGTTAAGCTgaagagtaaaaaaaaagaagtg TCAAATATGGAGGAGCAGCGCCAAAAACAGCCGGATCAGCCCCGCCTGAAGCCGCCGGAGATGCTGCCTCCCCCGCCGCAGAAGTGCCCGCGCTGCGACTCCACCAACACCAAATTCTGCTACTACAACAATTACAGCCTCTCCCAGCCGCGCTACTTCTGCAAGTCCTGCCGGCGGTACTGGACCCACGGCGGAACCCTAAGAAACGTCCCCGTCGGCGGCGGCTGCCGCAAGACCAAGcgcccccgcccctcctcctcctccccagCCGAGATTCAGCCGGTCTTGGCCGCGATCCCACCTCAAACCCTGGCGGCCTTGAGCGCGGCTCACATGCCGAGCATGAGGCCTTTCTCTCCGGCCGGGCCCACCTACTACAGAGGCCCCACCTTCCTCTCCACCCTCGCCGCCATGCAATCCGTTTCCCCCGGATTCAACCACGGCGCCGCGCGCGGCCAATACAATGCTGTCACTCTCAGACCCCCGGCGCCGCCGCTTCCGCCGCAGCCGCAGCAGCACCAATTCCCCCTTCAGAATAATCAGTACAACTTCCAACCGCAAGACAGCCTGACCAATCCAGCGCGCCCTCCTTGGCCTCAAACCTTCATCAATACCGCCGCGCCACCCACCACAACCACCCCCTCCCCCGGCACAAGCTTGAGTTTCTGGACGGGCGATGGCGACAGCGATGACCTGGCCGGGCCTTCCTTCGCCGCGGGGTTTGATCCATCCTCTCCGTGA
- the LOC121742608 gene encoding dof zinc finger protein DOF5.6-like isoform X2, with amino-acid sequence MEEQRQKQPDQPRLKPPEMLPPPPQKCPRCDSTNTKFCYYNNYSLSQPRYFCKSCRRYWTHGGTLRNVPVGGGCRKTKRPRPSSSSPAEIQPVLAAIPPQTLAALSAAHMPSMRPFSPAGPTYYRGPTFLSTLAAMQSVSPGFNHGAARGQYNAVTLRPPAPPLPPQPQQHQFPLQNNQYNFQPQDSLTNPARPPWPQTFINTAAPPTTTTPSPGTSLSFWTGDGDSDDLAGPSFAAGFDPSSP; translated from the coding sequence ATGGAGGAGCAGCGCCAAAAACAGCCGGATCAGCCCCGCCTGAAGCCGCCGGAGATGCTGCCTCCCCCGCCGCAGAAGTGCCCGCGCTGCGACTCCACCAACACCAAATTCTGCTACTACAACAATTACAGCCTCTCCCAGCCGCGCTACTTCTGCAAGTCCTGCCGGCGGTACTGGACCCACGGCGGAACCCTAAGAAACGTCCCCGTCGGCGGCGGCTGCCGCAAGACCAAGcgcccccgcccctcctcctcctccccagCCGAGATTCAGCCGGTCTTGGCCGCGATCCCACCTCAAACCCTGGCGGCCTTGAGCGCGGCTCACATGCCGAGCATGAGGCCTTTCTCTCCGGCCGGGCCCACCTACTACAGAGGCCCCACCTTCCTCTCCACCCTCGCCGCCATGCAATCCGTTTCCCCCGGATTCAACCACGGCGCCGCGCGCGGCCAATACAATGCTGTCACTCTCAGACCCCCGGCGCCGCCGCTTCCGCCGCAGCCGCAGCAGCACCAATTCCCCCTTCAGAATAATCAGTACAACTTCCAACCGCAAGACAGCCTGACCAATCCAGCGCGCCCTCCTTGGCCTCAAACCTTCATCAATACCGCCGCGCCACCCACCACAACCACCCCCTCCCCCGGCACAAGCTTGAGTTTCTGGACGGGCGATGGCGACAGCGATGACCTGGCCGGGCCTTCCTTCGCCGCGGGGTTTGATCCATCCTCTCCGTGA